The DNA region TCATTGTTTATCTAAAACTTCTTTTTCTCAAGCCACAGTTGGCACAATTCGTCTGAATTTTCTGAAGTTGGGAGCGAGAATTACTGTAAGTGTCAGACGAATTTTAATTGCTATTACCAGTGCTTGTCCCTTTCAAGATATTTTATCTATTGCTTATTCTAGAATTCAAGCAATTCCCGATACTGGTTGATTTCTTTAAGGGAACTTGCTCAATTTCATAGCTCTTTAATGACTGACAATATATGCCGTCAATTTTCTCATGAGAACTTATTTGAATTTGGTTGATTTTTTCGACAATTTAGTAACGGTTTGCTGAATTTCAATTAAATTTTTCTCTTTCGACTGTTCCCCTATCTCTGGTTTTTCAAAAAGTTCAACTTTTCCTCCCCAAATCAGCTTCTCGAATCAGTTTGTGAGAAATGCGGGTATAGCATTTCTGGCTATTCCTACAACTGCTTAGGGGTGTTTCTAGGAATTGTGGGGTTAGCGAGTTGGGATAGGAGAGCGATCGCGCTTATATAATTTCACTTTGTATTAACCTTAACGTGAAATGCTATTAGATGATAGTTGGCGATCACTTAAATCGATAACTTAAATCAGGATTTCTTTCTCAGCTTAGGAGTTAAGTTTTCCGTTATTCCTGCCAATCGAATAGTATTGCAACCGATTTGATAGGCAAACTCAATTGATTCTCCAGCACCCAAAGCATCGTAAAACCCTACTGCAAATTTTATTGCTGCTCGATCACCGATCGCTTTATTCATGCCAATTACATAAGGGATGTGTTTGGCGATCGCCTCTGCTTGTACTTCTGAATAACAGGCATTGAGGACGACGCATTCAATATGATTGGCGAATAATTGAAATAGTCCGGCTAATGCTTCGGCATTGACAAATTGTGTTTGTCCGGTTTCATTTTCTAGTACCAAGCCATCATTCCCAGCACCGTGACCGGAGAAATGAACTATTTGTGGTTTTTCATCCAAAAGGGCGCGGATTAAATCATCAACACGCACAGCCCAGCGTTGTTTTAAATCAAATTGTTCCCGATGTTTCGCTCTTTGTAATCCATCTTCAATTCCCCGCACTTCTTCATCTAAACGTAGGGGAGGAGTTGTTTTGGGATTGGCAGCTAAGAACAGAATTTTTTTAGGGTTAATTTTTCTTGATTGCTCTGGGGTCTGATTGCTCCCGTAGTTGTGTATTCCCCCTTCGTTTTGTCCTACAGCATTTTGAACAGCAGCATTAAAATTCATGTTAATTGGTTGAGTTGTCATAGTTATGTATTCCTCCATAGTTTTGACCTATAGCATTCTGAACAGGAGCATAAAAATTCATGGTAGTTGTTTTATTTTCCTCGTATTTCTCCCAAGCTAGATAAGCTCGTTTGATGAATTCTCCCTCTTCAAACTTACGGTTATTCGGATATTGTTGTTGAAACTTAATTGAGAAGAGTCCATTTTTATCATATTCTTCTTTAGATTCTAAGAAAATGAAGTCGCACTTGACATCTTTTAACTCTGTTGTTTTCGTAATTCCCCAATCTTCGATGCACGCTCCGGTTAGGGTTGCCCCTGTTAAATCTACTCCCACTAGTTGTGCCTGTTTTAAATTTGCACCTGATAAATCTGCGTTTTTCAAATTAGCATTTTTCAAATTAGCACCAATAAAACTAGCTCCCTGTAAGTTAGCACTCTCTAGATTTATGCCTTCTAAATCGAGATAATTAAAGTTTTTATCGCTCAGTTTATTGACATCAAGTGTGATTGCTAATTGTTGGGCTTTTAGGTTTTGGAGAAAGTGATGCTCGTCAATATAGGCATACTCAATATCTTGAGCATTATAAAAACGAGTCTTAGTAAGGTTTGCGCCCTTGAAATTAACATTCCTTAACATCGCTCCAGTAAAATCAGCGTTAGTTAGATCCACCCCTCGAAATGATGTGCTATAGCATCTAGAACAAAAAGCAATTGCCGCTAAACGGATTGAATCAAATCTTGAATCTCGACGTAGCGAACGAGTAGCAATATAAAACCCGATACTAAGAATTATTCCAGTCAGTAAAATAGTTATTGGGTAATCTAATTGATGCGGTGGTTTAGTATTTCTAGGGAATATAATAGGAACACTGACGACCATTAAAGCTATTGACAGAATCATTACCACATATTTAACCCATCGGCTGGATAGAACATTTAACACAGTGATAGTAAAGGCAAACATGACAATTGCGCCAAAAGCCATTACTGTGCCAAACATTCCAAAAAAAACTCCCGGGACAATCGTGCGTTCTCCAGCTCTAAGTAATGGTGCCATCAATATCAGACTAATAACGGACACTATTCCTACAGCCAGCAAAGCGCCTCTGAAGCCTTGCTTCGTAATAGAAAAGAGAAAAATTGCCAGCATTGATGAAGCAATTAGGATGGGAATCAAATTTCCTTTTAAATTGGCTAGTGTAGGCAGAAGGCTTGTTGCTAAAGCTACTGAAATTAGAATCCCTAACAAAGAAAAGAGGATTGTGAAGCTGTAATTATAAATGGATTTAATACCAGCTTTTGAGTGTAAAAATTTATTATTATTTTGGTCACATTTCTTACTAAAATCCTTCCCCCGGATGTCTTGATCGCTAAAATTAGCATTATTATCTTGGATACTCATAAAACGGATATTCTTAACTTTATAAAGTTAACATTAGACGCACTTAATCTTTGTCAGCTCAGATCCTTACCTTGACCGATCTAAATTTCCAAAGTAAATGCGTCTAAGCTTAGTGAGATCAACCTGGAGGAGTATAAGATCCACCAGTAATACCAACATCACAAGGGGGAATCTCAACGGCTTGACCTACTGATAAATTACTAGGATGGATATTGTCATTAGCTTTAGAAATTAGTTCCCACTTATTACCATCACCATAGTATGCTTGGGCAAGATCAAATAAAATGTCACCGTTTTCTATAATGTGAGTGATAGGGGGATTGCCTTGCTGTCTAGCCATGTTGTTTTCTCCTTGAAATAAAGATAGATATTTTTTGGTTTTGGGTGAAGTTCCAGCTTGAATCATCTGCTGTAAGTTTGATAGGTTAGCCTAGTTCTTTTTATGCAATTTCTTTCAAACTTTTTCCCTCACCGTCTAATTTGTTTGACAATTTCACTTTATAAAAGATTTAATCGATGAGACAGTACCCTTAAGGGTACTCTTCGGAAAGTAACTTACTATACCGAAAGTAAACGTAATCTTGTTCAGGGTTTACAGGCTGCAAGGTAAAATGGAGCGATCGCTCTATAAACCCCAGACTCAACCACCCCTCGCCACCTGTGAACCACCAGCAACTAAGCTGATTCCCTAGCGGTGACATTCCATACCCTCTAAAACTGCTCAAGTCGTTAACTTTGGTAGCAACTTACTGATAACGCGCCACCAGTGCCAAAGCAGCTTGATAATGTTGTTGTCTAAGAAAATCTGGTTCCAGAACTTCAGCGTTTTCCATGTGGCGACAAACCCACCAGCTAAATTCTTGCAATGAACGAGGTGGCAACTCAACAATGTAATCCAGATAAGTAAACTTTCCGGTCACGCTATCTATTGGCCCCTTCTCTAGTTCTTGTTTAGGATGCCGCAGTTCTCCTTCCAATATGAAATCGATGACTTTTGGAAAGAAGCGGACTTTGACCTCAATTAAATCGAGCTTGCCCTCTAATTCCAAGCTTTGCTCCTCTGCTTTTCCCAGAAATAAACCCCAACCTTTTTCTAACAGTTTGTGAGCATCAAGTAGACGTTGGTATTGTTGTTGAAGCGATCGCGTTTTGGATGACAGAACTTTGCAGTAATTCTTAAAGCGATTGATGCGCCCAACTGCTAAAAGTTGATTGTTGCATTCTTCAAAAATCAGATACCAAGCGATATCGTGATAAATCAACTGTAGAGGCCAGACTTGCTTGAGTCCAATCTGACCATTACCATAAGGGTCGCTGCGTCGGGAAATCTCGATCGCACTGCCAGTATGGATTGCTTGCTCGACTACATCTAATTGATGGAATAGGTTATCTCGATTTTCACCTTTGTCCATTATTTCCTCTGGGTCAGTATGGACAACAGCACGATTTAAGTGTTGTCGCACCGGATAAAAGAAATCACCTTTGCTATCTAAATCCAAGGTACGTAACCATTTGGTAAGAGTAGCGTGGATTCGTCGTACCTGTGAGTCGCCTTGATATTTGGCAACAGAAGCTAAGGCATTAAATGCTACTTTTAATTCATCTACAGTCATTGCCCCAGTTCCCAGATACTAGCCCCAACGATAGATTCTACTTCTCAACTGAAGATGAAGCATTTGATGACGCTTGTTGTCGAATTGATGCTATCAGAGAATCTTTGTAAGGAAAGCAAGCAGAGGTGCGAATAATAGCGATCGCTCAGTCTAGCCGTTGATTGAAGCATTTTTTTATTGAAAATCACGCTGTCGCTTTTTGATGTTGGTGTTTTAATGTGATTCAAATGGAAAACAAAGATTTTTTGATTGATAATTACCAGCAAGAGATATTGAGATATCAAATCAAAGAGTTGAATCATCAGTACCGACGCTTAACTTCAGAAGCCATCAGAATTGGTGTAGTCACAGGTGTAATATCTGGGTTGATTACTGGAGTAATTGCCTTCAAGTTTCTGTTGGAATAAAGATTATTTGATGAGTACAATTCCCACCAAAATTAATTTTTTGAACCTAAGTTAAGTTTTGGCAATTAAGCCAAACATAAAGCATCTATCGATACTAAATTTATGAAGCAATTGTAGACAAACCGAATCTTAACAGTAAGTTCGACTGTCGTCGCTTCAGTTGTGAAGTTAAGCTAGGAGTGCCAATTATGGCTAAGGTCAAAGTGCAAAGCCCAATGCAAAAGCAATTCGCAGATAGCTATGAAGAACAACGTAAAGAAATGTTTCTTCATGTAGCACGCGAACTAACTGGTCGTGCCAAACAACGACAATTACCAAAAGGTAAAGCATTGGATTGGGAGAAGTTTAACGAGTATTTCAATAACTTCTATGCCGACCATACGGCTGATGAAATGCTTGATGAACTCCTAAACAACTGTTATTGGTTAGCATCCGAACAAGCAATCATTGAATTGCACTTCCGTTACGTGCAAGATGCCGTCAAAGCATCCAAACGGAATTCTAAAGATGAAGACGATGATGATAACGACGACTTCATCAAATAAAGCTCAAAATTATTAAATCGATTTAAAAGCCGCTTAAAGCGGTTTTTTTTTTGACCCGCCACCCACCCAGCCAAAGAGAAACAGCTAACGCTGTTAGTACGAAAAGTGCAAATGGTTCCAGTGATGAATTTTGCGTTAATTGCACTCGCTTCAACATTACTCAATTTGGCTCTTCAAACCAAACTTAAACAGGCGACTATTGTCGCTTTTTCGATGAAGTAAAGATTGGTGAAAACCATGCCAACTGTTAACTTTATCGGCTACGAATGTGAAGTGAAAGTTAGTCGTTATGCTGATGGACTAACACCCTGTCTAAGTTTAGTAGATTCTGAGGGAATACCTGTAGCAACAGCCACAGTGAATGTCTCTAATCTTCAATTACCATCCGATTGCGTTGTCATCAAAAACTACTCGGAGAATGAAGGAATTTTGGAAGCATTGATAGCTGCTGAAATTGTAAAACCAACAGGACAAACAGTACCAGTCGGTCACTGTATTGGTCATATTTGCCAACTAACTCCTAAAATGTTAGCTCATTTAGCATCTGTTTAACTCAACAAGATTAATCTTGAATAACTTTTGATAATCAGGGTAAAACTCCGCACACTGCGGAGTTTTTTTTTACAAAAGTAACCAATAATATTTAAGCTATCGCTTACTTGATTAAAATTATTCGTTTTTGGTAGTTATTTGTATAATGAGTTTCAACAATAGCGTTATCAAGCTGGAAGAATTTGAGAGCAATTACTTGCAATTATCGACTGGTTTTCTCATTCGCCCAGTGCAACCACAACCGCAGGGTAAGTTTAGAAATTCTCCGCTCGACAATCAATGGTTAGCCAAACCATTTATGGTTGGTAATGTTCCATTACTACTACCAACTATTGCCGATCTATAAATTGAGTTTCCTTGCGGTAAAATAGGAGAAATATTACGCACATCTGATCCATCAGTTAAATTAATTATTGCCAGTATTGAAGTGCAACAAGTTAGTAATATATCCGAAGAAATTGCTAGCATGACTGCAATTGCTACTCTGTTTAATAGTACTCCAAATCAAGCTTCAATTTACGGTTATTTGCGACAAACTTGGCCTGATTTGAAGACCGATTCTTGGGTTTGGATAATTCAAACAATACCTGCTCAGTTTTCTATTATTTTTGATACTTGAAACCTTGAGTACATTTTCGTTTTAGCGGCGATTGCCGCTTCCATAAAAAAGATTTAACGAACACATTATGTATCAACAATTGCAAGATTTATTAACTTTGGCTATCGAAGCGATCGCTATTATCGGCTACGGTGGTCTTCTCGCTCATTACATTTTTACCAGTACTTCTGCTAAACAACCAGCTAAATCAAATTTGTTTGTTAATCAAGTAAAGGAAGAAACAGAATTAGGCATCATAAATACTAAAAGCATAGCAACAGAAGTAGTGGATACAAATAATACAAGATTACCAGAATTAGAACAAATTGAGCAGCTTACAATTCGCCAATGTCGTGCAGTTATTCGTGTTATCAATACTACGCTACCAAAAAGCGAACGCATTCGACTTAAAATTAATGGGAAGGACGCACCTACCGCTTGGTTACGCTTGCAAATCAAAAAACATTTAGAAGATAAACAGCAGCAAATTGTACCAATAATTGAGCAAATTTCCCAAGCTAGTTAAGTAGGCTATTGCCAAATTTTGGATACAGTTTTTGTTAGTTCACCATGATTAACATCCGAAAATACAATTCCAAACTACTCAACAAACCAGGTGTTTTGTATTGCGGTCGAGGTCGTACTACTGAAGATATCGGCTTCGGTAATCCGTTCAGTCATAAACCAGGAACAGCAAGATTTCGAGTTAAAACATTAGCAGAATCTCTTGGCTGTTACGAAGCTTGGCTGTACAAACTGCTAAAAGCTTACCAGCAACAACAAACTCGTAAATTAGAAGGTTGGGAAAGAGTTTATTTGAGGCGAGTGATTAAGTTAGCCAAGGACATTGAAAATGGCATAGTAACTGATTTAATTTGTTTCTGCATTGACTTAGAAAATTATCAACCAAATGGCTCAAACGAATACAAGTGCCACACTCAAATCTTGTATAAAGTGGTGCTGCAAATTCAACAAATAAATAGCCATTAAATGAACTTGAATACTCAGTTTTCTACTGAGTATTTTTTTATCCCTAGCGGGCTAGTAACTAAAAAAAGCTGTAGCCAAAAGGTAAAGGCAGCCTCGGTAAGACGAAGGCTTATTTGAGGGTTCGACTCCCTCCAGCTTTACTTACTTTTTAGTTATCTCTGTAATAAAAATACGCTAAAATTTACTATTAAATCAATTTAGTAATACCTCATAAGTTTATATTAATTTAGCGTATTTCAACAGAAAATTGCAGTTTCCAATTTTTAAAAGTAGAGCAAATCAATTGCTAACAAACTGCCGTTCTTGTGGAGAACGAGTCCACAAAGTACAAAATCCGCCCTTTGATGGTTTTCCTTCAACTGTTAAAGTAACTCCCAACCGATTCACTTCGGTTTCACACAACTTCTTCCCATTCTTTTCACTCAACAAAGCTTGATTCCAACTCATAAACTGACGAGCATATTTTCCTTCATTACTCATTGCCCAGCGAATAGTATCAGCATTCTTCTGTGCAAATTGACCCTCATTGCTTAACCCCCATTCCAATGCTGCTGCTTCTTTTAGTGTTAGCTGTCGCAGTCCAGTTGGGTC from Phormidium ambiguum IAM M-71 includes:
- a CDS encoding CHAT domain-containing protein: MTTQPINMNFNAAVQNAVGQNEGGIHNYGSNQTPEQSRKINPKKILFLAANPKTTPPLRLDEEVRGIEDGLQRAKHREQFDLKQRWAVRVDDLIRALLDEKPQIVHFSGHGAGNDGLVLENETGQTQFVNAEALAGLFQLFANHIECVVLNACYSEVQAEAIAKHIPYVIGMNKAIGDRAAIKFAVGFYDALGAGESIEFAYQIGCNTIRLAGITENLTPKLRKKS
- a CDS encoding pentapeptide repeat-containing protein; protein product: MSIQDNNANFSDQDIRGKDFSKKCDQNNNKFLHSKAGIKSIYNYSFTILFSLLGILISVALATSLLPTLANLKGNLIPILIASSMLAIFLFSITKQGFRGALLAVGIVSVISLILMAPLLRAGERTIVPGVFFGMFGTVMAFGAIVMFAFTITVLNVLSSRWVKYVVMILSIALMVVSVPIIFPRNTKPPHQLDYPITILLTGIILSIGFYIATRSLRRDSRFDSIRLAAIAFCSRCYSTSFRGVDLTNADFTGAMLRNVNFKGANLTKTRFYNAQDIEYAYIDEHHFLQNLKAQQLAITLDVNKLSDKNFNYLDLEGINLESANLQGASFIGANLKNANLKNADLSGANLKQAQLVGVDLTGATLTGACIEDWGITKTTELKDVKCDFIFLESKEEYDKNGLFSIKFQQQYPNNRKFEEGEFIKRAYLAWEKYEENKTTTMNFYAPVQNAIGQNYGGIHNYDNSTN
- a CDS encoding LysM peptidoglycan-binding domain-containing protein, translated to MARQQGNPPITHIIENGDILFDLAQAYYGDGNKWELISKANDNIHPSNLSVGQAVEIPPCDVGITGGSYTPPG
- a CDS encoding helix-turn-helix transcriptional regulator, with protein sequence MTVDELKVAFNALASVAKYQGDSQVRRIHATLTKWLRTLDLDSKGDFFYPVRQHLNRAVVHTDPEEIMDKGENRDNLFHQLDVVEQAIHTGSAIEISRRSDPYGNGQIGLKQVWPLQLIYHDIAWYLIFEECNNQLLAVGRINRFKNYCKVLSSKTRSLQQQYQRLLDAHKLLEKGWGLFLGKAEEQSLELEGKLDLIEVKVRFFPKVIDFILEGELRHPKQELEKGPIDSVTGKFTYLDYIVELPPRSLQEFSWWVCRHMENAEVLEPDFLRQQHYQAALALVARYQ